In Oscillatoria acuminata PCC 6304, a single window of DNA contains:
- the petA gene encoding cytochrome f yields the protein MKHTSLSRILRQSGRTLAKGVLLAVATLALFLASDIAVPQSAAAYPFWAQQTAPETPREATGRIVCANCHLAEKHTQVELPQAVLPDTVFEAVVKIPYDTSVQQVLGSGDLGPLNVGAVIMLPEGFKIAPADRIPEEMQEKIGGLYFQPYAEGQDNVLIVGPLPGEQYQEIVFPVLSPNPETDKNIHYGKYPVHVGGNRGRGQLYPTGDKSNNTVFTASAAGTISQIAKVEGGGYEVTIQTADGSTVVDSIPAGPELIVSEGDEVTAAQLLTNNPNVGGFGQVDGEIVLQSAGRIKGLLAFFAIVTLSQIMLVLKKKQVEKVQAAEMNF from the coding sequence ATGAAACATACTTCCTTGTCGCGGATCCTGCGGCAGAGTGGACGCACTTTAGCCAAAGGCGTGTTGTTGGCTGTGGCAACTCTCGCCCTTTTCCTTGCTTCTGACATCGCGGTACCCCAGTCAGCCGCCGCCTATCCCTTTTGGGCGCAACAAACCGCTCCAGAAACCCCCCGGGAAGCAACGGGTCGGATCGTTTGCGCCAACTGCCATTTGGCTGAAAAACATACTCAGGTGGAATTGCCTCAAGCGGTTCTACCGGATACGGTGTTTGAAGCCGTGGTGAAAATTCCTTATGACACCAGTGTGCAACAAGTGCTCGGCAGTGGCGATCTCGGACCCCTGAATGTCGGCGCTGTGATCATGTTGCCCGAAGGGTTCAAAATTGCCCCTGCCGATCGCATTCCTGAAGAAATGCAGGAAAAAATCGGGGGTCTTTACTTCCAACCCTATGCGGAAGGTCAAGATAATGTGTTGATTGTTGGTCCCTTACCGGGCGAACAATATCAAGAAATTGTCTTCCCAGTGCTATCTCCGAACCCGGAAACGGATAAAAATATCCATTATGGTAAATACCCCGTTCATGTCGGTGGTAACCGGGGACGCGGACAGCTTTATCCAACTGGGGATAAGAGCAATAATACAGTCTTCACTGCTTCGGCTGCTGGAACTATTTCCCAAATTGCCAAAGTTGAAGGCGGCGGTTATGAAGTCACCATTCAAACTGCTGATGGATCGACCGTGGTTGATAGCATTCCCGCCGGTCCTGAGTTAATCGTCTCGGAAGGGGATGAAGTGACTGCGGCGCAATTGCTGACTAATAATCCCAATGTTGGTGGGTTCGGTCAAGTAGATGGAGAAATCGTCCTGCAAAGTGCGGGTCGGATTAAAGGATTGCTGGCTTTCTTTGCGATCGTTACTCTGTCTCAAATTATGCTCGTCCTGAAGAAAAAGCAGGTCGAAAAAGTACAAGCAGCCGAAATGAACTTCTAA
- the psbQ gene encoding photosystem II protein PsbQ, with amino-acid sequence MRRYRSILASILALVMVCLVSCGSPQAVQPPAYSPTQLEIVKQYEGNVLKQRDRMDELEQFIVNRDWVNVGTFIHGPLGDLRRDMGYVSRNLSGKTKKTASQTAQDLFVHFETIDAAADAGNYSLAVQNYAEAIKDFDAFLNLIPNG; translated from the coding sequence ATGAGACGTTATCGTTCAATTCTCGCTTCTATTTTGGCGTTGGTGATGGTGTGTTTGGTTAGCTGCGGTTCGCCGCAAGCGGTCCAACCCCCCGCCTACTCCCCCACTCAGTTAGAAATCGTTAAGCAGTATGAAGGAAATGTGCTGAAACAGCGCGATCGCATGGATGAACTCGAACAGTTCATCGTCAATCGGGATTGGGTGAATGTCGGGACATTTATTCACGGGCCTCTGGGTGACTTACGTCGCGATATGGGCTACGTTTCCCGCAATCTCAGTGGCAAAACCAAAAAAACCGCGAGTCAAACTGCTCAAGATTTATTCGTCCATTTCGAGACGATCGATGCAGCAGCGGATGCCGGCAACTATTCTCTGGCCGTGCAGAACTACGCAGAAGCGATTAAAGATTTTGACGCCTTCTTGAATCTGATTCCCAACGGATAA
- a CDS encoding COP23 domain-containing protein, protein MFQPKYKSPVSLPIAAIRGVSASLGLTLLLGASGAVLAQGLPTPNNVRVPPNSPTETGDSNPGDTPTANARFTCQVVDGQYTVMYSPQSQPGQVYEWAKPSTLGGGWTEDRRCNEIARRLEFYREDGMQELAIGSENGYDTICVTTEKNPTCQIVLTVPPGENPQLIRDRVFENLTVADSGRQTEAVNALVDNGQGGNVLQTLEGVFGMPIPGSRTQTQVRPGSIDLRPFLDPVDGGTGVQLRESTGSSHQLNPENFR, encoded by the coding sequence ATGTTTCAACCCAAATATAAATCGCCGGTCTCGCTTCCTATTGCAGCAATCCGAGGGGTCAGTGCATCCCTGGGATTAACCTTGCTGCTGGGTGCGAGTGGTGCAGTCTTAGCCCAGGGGTTGCCGACTCCGAATAACGTGCGAGTTCCGCCCAATTCGCCCACAGAAACAGGGGATTCCAATCCGGGCGATACCCCCACAGCCAATGCCAGGTTTACCTGTCAAGTCGTGGATGGACAGTACACCGTGATGTACTCCCCTCAAAGTCAACCGGGACAGGTATATGAGTGGGCCAAACCCAGTACATTGGGCGGGGGGTGGACCGAAGACAGACGCTGTAATGAAATTGCCCGTCGCTTAGAGTTTTACCGGGAAGACGGGATGCAAGAACTGGCGATCGGCTCAGAAAATGGGTATGACACCATTTGCGTGACCACCGAGAAAAATCCGACCTGTCAGATTGTCCTGACGGTCCCCCCGGGAGAGAATCCCCAACTAATTCGCGATCGCGTCTTTGAAAACTTGACCGTTGCCGATAGCGGTCGTCAAACCGAAGCCGTGAATGCCTTGGTGGATAACGGCCAAGGTGGGAACGTATTGCAGACCCTAGAGGGTGTTTTCGGGATGCCCATTCCTGGCAGCCGCACCCAAACTCAAGTCCGGCCCGGAAGTATCGATTTGCGGCCTTTCCTAGACCCAGTGGACGGGGGGACAGGTGTGCAACTCAGAGAAAGTACCGGATCCAGCCATCAGCTCAATCCTGAGAATTTTCGCTAA
- a CDS encoding FHA domain-containing protein — protein MITLKLVHPTQTSPSQSWDFQDQDVIRIGRSPDNHVVLYSAVVSRYHVELHRIGCNWKIVNLGTNGTYVNDSPIIQSPVIDGMILRLARSGPQIQIQKKAREFENVRKHRLGLMAG, from the coding sequence GTGATTACTCTGAAATTGGTGCATCCTACGCAAACCTCCCCTTCCCAAAGCTGGGACTTTCAGGACCAAGACGTGATTCGGATTGGGCGATCGCCAGATAATCATGTCGTTCTCTATAGTGCAGTAGTCTCCCGCTACCATGTCGAACTGCATCGGATTGGCTGCAACTGGAAAATCGTCAACTTAGGAACGAATGGTACTTATGTGAACGATAGCCCCATTATCCAATCCCCGGTAATTGATGGGATGATTCTGCGCCTAGCCCGTTCGGGTCCCCAAATTCAAATCCAAAAAAAAGCCCGAGAATTTGAAAACGTGCGAAAGCATCGCCTCGGATTGATGGCGGGGTAA
- a CDS encoding DUF3067 family protein, whose translation MTGQDLHQLLLSKWGRSYDIQVRRTQGKIFILIMWKYLEQASFPMNESEYLAHLDVVASYLNAWGGIEQVQRYLATTRERPRLGKAVSIPIDLGDRASEWMLENF comes from the coding sequence ATGACCGGACAGGACTTACACCAGCTCTTGCTTTCTAAGTGGGGCCGCTCTTACGATATCCAAGTGCGGCGTACTCAGGGGAAGATTTTCATCCTGATTATGTGGAAATACCTCGAACAAGCCTCGTTCCCGATGAATGAGTCGGAATATCTGGCTCATTTAGATGTGGTTGCCAGTTATCTCAATGCCTGGGGTGGCATCGAACAGGTGCAGCGTTACCTTGCAACCACCCGCGAACGTCCACGCTTGGGAAAGGCAGTGAGCATTCCGATTGATTTGGGCGATCGCGCTTCAGAATGGATGCTCGAAAATTTCTAA
- a CDS encoding LCP family protein — protein MPNQNVSKQRPMAEPTATPRNKKLSKENRGRWLWLCFGLSGVAMLSATAGALLAVSLSSTPLMQSRLSAEDAAIFSNSDLARTNLKLPELTRSVNILILGTSVLTSDLEGENVPELGYHAPVNSLDGLSDVMLLVRFDPEANKLTVLSIPRDTRTLVEGYGVRKINDANYFGGPALSAKAVNELLGGIRIDRYIRINVQGVEKLVDALGGVKMYVPVDMKYQDDSQRLYINLKQGEQYLAGKEALQFLRFRYDKLGDIGRIQRQQMMMRSLMDQTLNINTITRLPKILSVVQEFIDTNLTIEEIAALAGFAAQTESTNVQMLMVPGDFSDPQEYQASYWLPNYERLDAMIADHFDFDLHGRHYNSVDPAYVRVAIQDSTDDWDAVDLLRNNLSEKGYWNVYVSSPWNQPLAVTRIVAQNGDLESAQGIRDALGLGEVRVESTGSLRSDITIQIGRDWLAKQNLRNANPSGQGSSTRDSDYSDDYSEDYSEDSVAPAPGDEYLPEPPVTEEYQDWTPTDPYADPYADPYADPYADPYPEPTVPQEEGYWQSPGY, from the coding sequence GTGCCAAATCAGAACGTATCCAAGCAACGCCCGATGGCGGAACCGACCGCTACACCCCGGAATAAAAAGCTCAGTAAAGAAAATCGGGGACGTTGGCTTTGGCTTTGTTTTGGCTTAAGTGGTGTGGCAATGCTCTCGGCAACAGCAGGAGCCTTGCTCGCCGTATCTTTGTCCAGCACCCCCTTAATGCAAAGCCGACTGAGTGCTGAAGATGCAGCCATATTTTCTAACAGCGATCTGGCGCGGACCAATCTTAAATTGCCTGAGCTCACCCGCTCGGTTAATATTTTAATTTTAGGTACTAGCGTTTTAACTTCGGACCTAGAAGGTGAGAATGTTCCAGAGTTAGGGTATCATGCCCCGGTTAATTCCCTGGATGGTCTCTCTGATGTCATGCTATTAGTCCGCTTTGATCCCGAAGCCAATAAGCTGACGGTTCTTTCTATCCCCAGAGATACCCGAACCTTAGTGGAAGGGTATGGCGTCCGCAAAATTAATGATGCTAACTATTTTGGGGGTCCTGCTCTGAGCGCTAAGGCGGTCAATGAACTCCTCGGCGGAATTCGCATTGACCGCTATATTCGCATCAATGTTCAAGGGGTGGAAAAATTAGTGGATGCCCTCGGCGGGGTCAAAATGTATGTCCCGGTGGATATGAAATACCAGGATGATAGCCAACGCCTGTACATCAACCTCAAGCAGGGAGAGCAGTATCTCGCGGGCAAAGAGGCACTACAATTTCTCCGGTTTCGCTACGATAAGTTAGGGGATATCGGTCGGATCCAGCGTCAGCAAATGATGATGCGATCGCTGATGGATCAAACCCTGAATATCAATACCATCACCCGATTACCAAAAATCCTCTCGGTGGTTCAAGAATTTATTGATACGAACTTAACGATTGAGGAAATTGCTGCTCTAGCAGGTTTTGCCGCCCAAACGGAATCTACTAATGTGCAAATGTTAATGGTCCCAGGAGATTTCAGCGATCCCCAGGAATATCAAGCCAGTTACTGGTTACCGAATTACGAACGCCTGGATGCGATGATCGCTGACCATTTTGATTTCGACCTTCATGGCAGGCATTATAATTCCGTGGATCCGGCTTATGTGCGGGTTGCAATTCAAGATAGTACGGATGACTGGGATGCTGTTGATCTGTTGCGAAATAACCTCTCGGAAAAAGGGTATTGGAATGTTTATGTTTCCAGTCCCTGGAACCAACCCTTAGCGGTGACGCGCATTGTTGCCCAAAATGGTGACCTCGAAAGCGCCCAGGGGATTCGGGATGCTCTGGGCCTTGGGGAGGTCCGGGTGGAAAGTACGGGCAGTTTGCGATCGGATATCACGATTCAGATTGGCCGGGATTGGCTGGCTAAACAAAATCTCCGGAATGCCAACCCCTCGGGTCAGGGGTCTTCAACAAGGGATTCCGATTATTCCGACGATTATTCTGAGGATTATTCTGAGGACTCTGTTGCACCAGCCCCTGGGGATGAGTACCTTCCCGAACCTCCTGTCACCGAGGAGTATCAGGACTGGACCCCTACGGACCCCTACGCAGACCCCTACGCAGACCCCTACGCAGACCCCTACGCAGACCCCTACCCAGAGCCAACAGTTCCACAGGAAGAGGGCTATTGGCAATCCCCAGGTTACTAG
- a CDS encoding PAS domain-containing sensor histidine kinase has translation MMKILAFDLPDSPGSQLQPIVLKYSSFLDTAAVGIFQITPTGSYLRANRTLARIYGYESAASLMAGVKNMGNQLYVEQKRYEQLMQVLRTQRDVENFESRVYRQDGSIAWVRDTIRIMRDRTGQVIGYQGIVEPMEEPLSDRLSSPEDLEPENLRTPLTPNFVSMLSHELRGSLTVIAAANDLLKLHSQKMTPEQRLKYFQKIDETVKHTNNIIEGFLTLGKAECGGLHIQSVPVYFASLCEDVWQDVEKLTDVTHRMILTTTGDSEPLMTDPTLLRQIILNLLVNAVKYSPQGSSIYCDFTFAEGEIIFRIKDRGIGIPPEDRANLFTLFHRAKNVAANAGSGLGLAIVKRSVDLLGGKIWVESTVGEGTTFTVTLPKLPRLSSKIDDYHSISA, from the coding sequence ATGATGAAAATTCTTGCGTTCGACTTGCCCGATTCTCCAGGTTCCCAACTCCAGCCAATCGTTCTCAAGTATTCCAGTTTTCTCGATACGGCTGCGGTGGGCATTTTTCAAATTACCCCCACGGGCAGCTATTTAAGGGCTAATCGAACTTTAGCTCGCATCTATGGGTATGAGTCGGCTGCCTCACTGATGGCTGGGGTCAAAAATATGGGGAATCAACTTTATGTGGAACAGAAACGGTATGAACAATTAATGCAAGTGTTACGCACTCAGCGAGATGTGGAAAATTTTGAATCTCGGGTTTATCGTCAAGATGGAAGTATTGCCTGGGTGCGAGATACGATTCGGATTATGCGCGATCGCACAGGTCAGGTGATTGGCTATCAGGGGATCGTTGAACCAATGGAAGAACCCCTGAGCGATCGCTTAAGTTCTCCAGAGGATTTGGAACCGGAAAATTTACGAACTCCACTCACGCCTAACTTTGTGTCGATGCTCTCTCATGAATTACGCGGTTCTTTAACGGTGATTGCGGCAGCGAACGATTTGCTCAAACTCCACAGTCAAAAAATGACACCTGAGCAACGACTTAAGTATTTTCAAAAAATTGATGAAACCGTTAAACATACGAACAATATCATTGAAGGATTCTTGACTTTAGGCAAAGCTGAGTGTGGCGGACTACATATTCAATCGGTTCCCGTGTATTTTGCTAGTTTATGCGAAGATGTCTGGCAGGACGTGGAAAAATTAACCGATGTGACTCATCGCATGATTTTGACAACCACCGGAGATTCTGAACCTCTGATGACTGATCCCACCTTACTCCGACAAATTATTTTGAATTTGCTGGTGAATGCGGTGAAGTATTCTCCCCAGGGAAGTTCTATTTATTGTGATTTTACCTTTGCAGAAGGGGAAATCATTTTCCGCATCAAGGACCGGGGAATCGGGATTCCTCCGGAAGATCGGGCGAATTTGTTTACCCTGTTTCATCGGGCGAAAAATGTGGCAGCGAATGCCGGGAGTGGATTGGGATTGGCAATTGTTAAGCGATCGGTGGATTTACTCGGGGGTAAAATTTGGGTGGAAAGTACCGTGGGAGAAGGAACAACTTTTACCGTAACCCTCCCAAAACTACCGAGGCTTTCCAGTAAAATTGATGATTACCATTCGATTAGTGCTTGA
- a CDS encoding alpha/beta fold hydrolase — MGLEEKRVEVAGVEWYYLEQQPAKETDKPPVVLLHGLPSLSFCWTEVMPKLAEEGFRSVAPDWIGFGLSGKPEKSKFAYTPDAFVAALDNFLTTLEIDRCYLVVQGFLGSVGLQFALRHPDKVLRLAVLNAPVTPDSQLPWKMQQLGLPLMGEMMTQDPLLVDRTLEAGSKYTISDADLDIYRRPFLKSSAAGRSLMWTIRNLKLKQAMAEIAEGFPQWDKPTLIVWGVQDPWLPLTQGETFAGSINNAEWVTLAEAGHYPQEHWSEEVTQALIPFFRRMEV; from the coding sequence GTGGGACTAGAAGAAAAGCGAGTCGAAGTCGCTGGTGTGGAATGGTATTATCTGGAGCAACAGCCTGCAAAAGAAACAGACAAACCCCCGGTGGTCTTGCTGCATGGGTTACCCTCCCTAAGCTTTTGCTGGACGGAAGTGATGCCCAAACTGGCGGAGGAGGGATTCCGTTCAGTTGCCCCGGATTGGATTGGGTTTGGGTTATCGGGGAAACCGGAAAAGAGCAAATTTGCCTATACCCCCGATGCTTTTGTTGCTGCCCTGGATAATTTTCTGACCACTCTGGAGATCGATCGCTGCTATCTAGTTGTCCAAGGATTTTTAGGGTCTGTGGGGTTACAATTTGCCCTGAGACATCCGGATAAAGTCCTCCGGTTAGCGGTGCTCAATGCCCCGGTAACACCGGATTCCCAACTGCCTTGGAAGATGCAGCAACTGGGGTTGCCGTTAATGGGGGAAATGATGACCCAGGACCCCTTGCTGGTCGATCGCACCCTGGAAGCGGGCAGCAAATATACCATTTCTGACGCAGACTTGGATATCTACCGTCGCCCGTTTCTGAAAAGTTCTGCCGCAGGGCGATCGCTGATGTGGACGATCCGCAATCTCAAACTGAAGCAGGCAATGGCAGAAATTGCCGAAGGGTTTCCCCAATGGGACAAACCCACCCTAATTGTGTGGGGTGTCCAGGATCCTTGGTTACCCCTAACCCAAGGAGAAACCTTCGCCGGTTCCATTAATAATGCTGAATGGGTGACTTTGGCAGAAGCGGGACATTATCCCCAAGAACATTGGTCCGAAGAGGTCACCCAGGCCCTGATTCCCTTTTTTCGGCGGATGGAAGTTTAA
- a CDS encoding nitrate reductase associated protein, whose amino-acid sequence MTRFFKFEADFVESLHCIPMQVRLKLDTCGIKLKLNQWNRFNKEDQESLIQNPCQSPEEITQYRQFLQGLVLDRTGESAKDLAVEDNPPWMNEAEIPDGVQDKAQQFGITLTLEQWAKLEAIERFALIKLSRSSHENANFLPALKELNLV is encoded by the coding sequence ATGACTCGATTTTTTAAATTTGAAGCAGATTTTGTCGAATCTCTCCATTGCATTCCCATGCAAGTTCGATTGAAATTAGATACTTGTGGCATTAAACTCAAACTGAATCAATGGAATCGGTTTAACAAAGAAGACCAAGAATCTCTGATCCAAAACCCTTGTCAGAGTCCGGAAGAAATCACTCAGTATCGGCAATTTTTGCAAGGGTTAGTTTTAGACCGGACTGGAGAATCGGCCAAAGATTTAGCTGTAGAGGATAACCCCCCTTGGATGAATGAGGCAGAAATACCGGACGGGGTGCAAGATAAAGCCCAACAGTTTGGAATTACTTTAACCTTAGAACAATGGGCGAAATTAGAAGCGATCGAGCGGTTTGCTTTAATTAAATTAAGTCGGTCCAGTCACGAAAATGCTAACTTTTTACCGGCTTTAAAAGAATTGAACTTGGTTTAA
- a CDS encoding NAD(P)/FAD-dependent oxidoreductase, translating into MTRVAIIGCGVVGAAIAYELSLVPNLEITVIDCHQPAQGSTQAALGVLMGIISHKVKGRLWRLREQSILRYQTLIPELEATAPISFNRQGILMLCFPGEDMAQWEKLAATRRTQGWQLDLLEPQEVRQRYPQLGKVEIVGAVHSPQDGQVDPVVLTHALVRAAEGNGVRFRFGERVERINYLETESLKQCDRLETTQGNLEVDWLVMAAGLGSTPLTAGLESPVEIRPVLGQALQLRLQNPMGDGEIQPVITGDDVHIVPCQDSDYPVRDYWVGATVEFTGEGDPMEGDPVLLKQVLQRAIGFCPDLALGEIVRTWSGLRPRPEGQPAPIIGPLAGFENVLLATGHYRNGVLLAPATALEIRRAIAGN; encoded by the coding sequence ATGACCCGGGTTGCAATCATTGGATGCGGTGTTGTGGGTGCGGCGATCGCCTATGAACTGAGCTTAGTCCCCAATTTAGAGATTACCGTAATTGACTGCCATCAACCGGCCCAAGGTTCGACACAAGCGGCTTTAGGGGTACTGATGGGCATCATCAGCCATAAAGTCAAAGGCCGATTATGGCGGTTACGGGAACAGAGTATTTTGCGCTATCAAACCCTGATTCCCGAATTAGAAGCAACTGCGCCGATTTCCTTTAACCGGCAAGGCATTCTCATGCTCTGTTTTCCCGGTGAGGATATGGCACAATGGGAGAAACTGGCAGCCACTCGTAGAACTCAAGGCTGGCAATTAGACCTGTTAGAACCCCAGGAAGTGAGGCAACGCTATCCGCAATTGGGAAAGGTGGAGATTGTGGGGGCGGTTCATTCTCCTCAAGATGGACAAGTTGATCCCGTTGTCTTGACTCATGCTTTAGTCAGGGCGGCAGAAGGGAACGGGGTGAGGTTTAGATTTGGGGAGAGGGTTGAACGGATTAATTATCTGGAAACGGAGTCCTTGAAACAGTGCGATCGCCTAGAAACAACTCAGGGCAATCTGGAGGTAGATTGGCTGGTGATGGCGGCAGGACTGGGTTCCACCCCTCTGACTGCCGGACTAGAGTCGCCGGTAGAGATTCGTCCGGTTCTGGGACAAGCGCTACAACTGCGTTTGCAGAATCCGATGGGGGATGGCGAGATCCAACCTGTGATTACTGGGGATGATGTTCATATTGTCCCCTGTCAGGACAGTGATTACCCCGTGAGGGATTATTGGGTGGGGGCCACGGTAGAATTTACTGGGGAAGGCGACCCGATGGAGGGAGATCCGGTATTACTTAAGCAAGTGTTGCAACGGGCGATTGGATTTTGTCCCGATTTAGCCTTGGGGGAAATTGTGAGAACTTGGTCTGGATTGCGCCCCCGTCCAGAAGGGCAACCCGCACCTATTATCGGTCCCTTAGCGGGATTTGAGAATGTGTTATTGGCTACTGGACATTATCGCAACGGTGTGTTGCTTGCCCCAGCCACAGCATTGGAAATTAGGCGGGCGATCGCCGGGAATTGA
- the petC gene encoding cytochrome b6-f complex iron-sulfur subunit gives MAQASGNPDVPSMGRRQFMNLLTFGAVTGTALGALYPVVKYFIPPSSGAAGGGVTAKDALGNDVSVSQFLGSHNAGDRVLAQGLKGDPTYLVVDQDKTLTNYGINAVCTHLGCVVPWNASENKFMCPCHGSQYNSEGKVVRGPAPLSLALAHATEVDDKVVFTPWTETDFRTGENPWWS, from the coding sequence ATGGCTCAAGCTTCTGGAAATCCTGACGTCCCTAGCATGGGGCGTCGCCAATTTATGAACTTACTGACTTTCGGTGCAGTCACGGGGACAGCACTGGGAGCCTTGTATCCGGTGGTCAAGTATTTTATCCCGCCCTCCAGTGGCGCGGCAGGGGGTGGCGTTACCGCTAAAGATGCCCTGGGCAATGACGTCAGCGTTAGCCAGTTTTTAGGGAGTCACAATGCGGGCGATCGCGTTTTGGCCCAAGGTCTCAAAGGTGACCCCACCTACCTCGTGGTCGATCAAGACAAGACCCTGACCAACTACGGAATCAACGCCGTTTGCACTCACCTCGGCTGCGTTGTCCCCTGGAACGCCAGCGAAAACAAATTTATGTGTCCCTGCCACGGTTCCCAGTACAACAGTGAGGGTAAAGTGGTGCGCGGCCCTGCACCCCTGTCTCTGGCGTTGGCTCATGCCACCGAGGTTGATGATAAAGTCGTCTTTACGCCTTGGACCGAAACCGACTTCCGCACCGGGGAAAACCCCTGGTGGTCATAA
- the tatC gene encoding twin-arginine translocase subunit TatC produces the protein MTPSSDLETVTQQDPPQLYNPGNLQPTEDDPLDNFPDEVEMSIFDHLEELRMRIFYSLIGVVSGMVGCFIFVKPIVHLLEVPAKGAKFLQLAPGEFFFVSVKVAGYSGLVVASPFVLYQIIQFVLPGLSLRERRIIGPIVLGSTLLFGVGLVFAYIALIPAALNFFVSYGAGVVEQMWSIDRYFEFVLLLLFSTGLAFQIPVIQALLGLLGIVSSTKMLAGWRYVVLGAAILGAILTPSTDPLTQSLFAGAVLTLYFGGVGLVKAMGK, from the coding sequence ATGACCCCAAGCTCAGACCTGGAGACCGTGACCCAGCAAGACCCCCCCCAACTTTATAACCCCGGTAACCTTCAACCCACTGAGGATGACCCTCTCGACAATTTTCCGGACGAGGTGGAGATGTCCATCTTCGATCACCTCGAAGAACTGCGGATGCGAATCTTCTATTCCCTGATTGGCGTAGTGTCCGGGATGGTGGGGTGTTTCATTTTTGTCAAACCGATCGTCCACTTATTAGAGGTCCCAGCAAAAGGTGCAAAATTTCTCCAACTGGCACCGGGAGAATTTTTCTTTGTCTCAGTCAAGGTGGCGGGTTATAGCGGATTGGTCGTCGCCAGTCCCTTTGTCCTCTACCAAATTATCCAGTTTGTTCTCCCGGGACTGTCCCTGCGGGAACGTCGGATTATTGGTCCGATTGTTCTAGGATCAACCCTGCTGTTTGGGGTCGGTCTAGTCTTTGCTTATATCGCTTTGATTCCTGCGGCCCTCAATTTCTTCGTCAGCTATGGGGCCGGGGTGGTGGAGCAAATGTGGTCAATTGATCGTTATTTTGAGTTTGTGCTGCTGCTATTATTTAGCACGGGATTAGCGTTTCAAATCCCGGTGATCCAGGCACTGCTGGGTCTGCTGGGAATTGTTTCTTCTACAAAAATGCTGGCGGGTTGGCGCTATGTGGTGCTGGGTGCTGCCATTTTAGGGGCGATTTTAACCCCCTCGACTGATCCCTTGACTCAAAGTTTATTTGCCGGTGCAGTTCTGACCCTATATTTCGGGGGAGTGGGATTGGTGAAGGCAATGGGAAAATAA